The genomic region gatcaTCAAACTATACGTGATGTTATTAATTTATGGTGTtataatatatgtttatatttattaatacTATAATATAGGttaataaaatatcaacaatgTTGTATAACACATGAAGAATAACAATGTGTCAGCATACTCGTCAAACTCAAAATTCTTCTACCAAAAGCAACCATAAGTCTTCGACGAAGGAGCCCAGTATTTGTTATTCTTTTCAAGGCTTGGTAGGAGGAGGCTCCACTGCATTAACTTCGAGTATAAAGAAACAAGCAAAAGGTGTTGAAAGAAAAACCCTATCATCCACACACTTACAAAGAATGAAGAAATTAGTGGTTGCCGTATTGTTGGGTCCATGGAGGTCAAACGGTTGCCGTATTGTTGAGTGCAAAGTTAAAGGAAGATTTGGCTGCATCTAAAGATGACTAAAACCAACAGTCTTCTGGAAAAGAAAAGGTATAACGTAGAGTGTGGTGCAAAGACGACCAAAAAGTGCCAAAGTCTATTGGAGTAATGCAACTTTGtgactgaaagaaaaaaataaaggggCATGGGATGGTCCCAATTGGTCCTTATTGTCTGCATTTGTAATCCTCCACAAGAATCTTGaccaaagagaaaagaagagtcTTTAACACGGTCTGCAAAAGGAGCAGTATGCTATATTGTTTCATGTAGGGGTGGTCACGGATCGATTTGATTCGTTTTGACACctaaaaataaactaattagTACCTAATGGTTCGGTTTTGATAGATACCGCCattaaaaccaaaccaaaatatTGTTAATCAATTTAGTTCTGTTTGGTTCAGTCATTTTAAATCTATTCaacacataaataaaaaagttcaaCATTTCAAGAGTTTTAATGTTCTAAACATCCACACATCTCACTCATCCAATTCGATTGAAAGATTATACTTTTCGAAACATAAAAAGTTCATCAAGTCAAATAGAACTAAGTTTCAATTAAATAAGGGGTAGTGATATCTACACAagcatttttatttctcatactCTCTCTCTTTAACCGTCGGATCGAaataattgaagaagatcaatgaccaaaaattaacaaagatgtgtgagaggtaaaattGGGTATGTGAATAACACTTTTCTAAATAAACATCTCATGCTAGCTTATGATTTATTaatggctttttagccaaaatagtcattgagattggcataactcctcacttttgtccatgagatttgaaatcgatagaagtggacCGTGaaaaaataaggatcaaaatcacaaaagttctgttaaataaggatcaaaatgacaaaaataccctcaatttaataaaataaaataaaaggcaaactaatgaaaatggtttgaaaactttgagttttaacgataaggacaaaataaatggtaaagtgactagtaccagaattgactttttagtgttaaaatgtggtttttcgttaaagtgaatagtatcgggagcttttcgttaaagttcctaataaaaaatgggccaaaatgatttgacaaaaagttgagtgtatttttgtaattttatccttatttaatggaCATTTTTCACAGAAAagccaaaataattgatggtggacaaactcagagactacttctatcgatttcaaatcttaaggaccaaaatgaagagttatgcCAATTTGGCTTTAGCTGAAAGTCTTTATTAATTAGAACCTCACATAAgcataaaacaagtataaatCTCTTAATTGTTAATAGTCATCACAACTTCttattctttaaaaaataaaaataaaaaaaagctatTACAACTTATAATATGTTGAAGATTTTGATATGTGTATGCTAAGGTCTCTAGTAACCTATAATACGTTGACATgtgtaaaataaattaattaataattaaaagataCATGGTCAATTCAGTTTGGTTTTAGTCAGtttcaaaagtatcaaaaccaaaaaataatcggttcggttcaatttttaaattgtttgacatttgttttttgttaaaatcaaaccaaaccgaCCATTATAGTTAGGATCTGTTGGTTTGGTTGGTGTACAGCGCTATCATATCTTTTGTGGTATTATTATGGTCAGTTATTTACACGAgggtttttttttactgttattgcATGTGAGATTTGTTGAGAGTTGGCCTACGTTGAAAGTAAACTCTATTCGTAATAATTTAAGGTTAGTGCTATCCAATTCGTAATAATTTAAGGttagtgctatccacacatttaattttacttctcacacatctttctCAATTTTCGATCATCGGATCGAATagattgaagaagatcaatggcaaaaatttaacaaaatgtatgaaaagtaaaaacaagtgtATGAATAGCAATATTCTAGTTAGAATACGTAATGGAGATAGAGTTGAGAATCATCCTACAACCAGCAGACACTCGCCCATTAAGGCTAAAACATTTCTCATGTCACAAGGCGATTCACGAACTCATCATTCCTTGATTACCAAGAATAGTAGTAATGTGatatcccgtcccgaaactaacgaaacgtacgtgtgaatttacctttttacccctagttcgttacatttacgtttagtgttgttttgtgtggtgtggcttgtgttggaccacacacccacactcacacacactgtctctatctctcccgtgttttcctctccctctgtctcttttctgtctctctctctctccccgagtcctctatcattcttcttcttccttcaacgcACGGACAAGCACCAAACTCACCCAAACCATCACTCTCcgaggaaactaaggacaccttcgaactcgtgaagctcgtacgagtgcaaccataccattttcaggtgagaaatcctacgttttcacgtcgattcaacattggccgatttgagtactattcatgcaaacttaatctagcttgtttttgggatttttaagcTCGTaaatgtcttagtgaggtcccaaggagcctcggagtgcttcgttggacaaatttggacgtcgggaaagcttggttcaaagttggccgagttttgagtttgaagacaggtatgatcgcatggtttttagcttttaaaagtggtatatcgtgattctactagtcctaagcttcattttggttcaaaaatcatgaaaattggttgagaaacgagtgagaaaactaagtttgaagtttttccagttttccggcgccggagactcgccggagaaggtgacggaatatttcgtcaaatctgacggaatattcctgacgccgttaacggaatctgtcaaaactgacggaatattcctaacggcgtcagttgacgccgtcagtgtgcaccgcacgtgcctgcgcgtggccggcgcgtgggggcgcgtgcgacggaggaaaattattctaaaaatatggttgtgatcctgaggttgtgtagagcacgttggtatattcaattgtccattttgagcaatgtatgagaagttattacgagaagttggttatgtgcttttaaattaacgtttttgtagttgtttcgcgtataggtgatacgtatcccgaggacgagcgtggtcactcgaggcaggggggctacgacccttccacttatcagtgagtgggcttttgtttttccatatatacctatatacatttatattcccagaaattaaataaaaagggttatttgttttatgccatgcaccttATGATtgtcgtttatgcatcatcgcatgcattagtagtggcatacatatatatatatgcgtgttGGGTGTTGTGGaagcacaggtaagtgccaggtaaatgttattcatatctatattcagcagtagtttgatatgcttagagagctcataaactgcacccccggtgttagtgctcccgccctgagcagggcacagtccttcacgtgattttcacctcccgcaccatatgctcagtttggatccaagctaggtgcacaggcctgtcgtacagaccacattaggtggttccgactcgtagatgacccgcgattattcgcatagccttcacgtgatcgtagcactagagcgtatatatacgttacacccagtcctgtcgtacagaccactttaggtggttccgactcgtgggcaggttcagttattcagttattgagtttgagatttgagctctatatgcagccgtacaggtcacgttaggtgactccggctgccagatgttatgctattgatgtgatttatatctgagcacttgcatatcattatgaggctttgacatggcacattcttgagcatgattggtatacccttgagcatgtttggcatatctatacatacgtacatatgttatttctggaaagtatacaggttttacagtgaggggttagaatgtattttgctaaatggttttcaaagagctttgtttttgcccactcacacctttgtttttgcgcccctccaggttctagttgcttagcagtttcggtggttttcccggagggcgtcccggcatttctgacatatactcaccattgtagggtcaccttcaggtgtactattgtcgtatcattttctttggactgctgtagtcttgctctgaacttagcgtttcacttacgctagcacttgtcttagtactttgtatgctagtttttaaattatttgtacTTTTACATTACTatctcattagcttccgcacgtgcacatggctacgtcaccttcgtgtgacggccagcacgccctgatctcggtcagggtgtgtcaagtAAGGTCTCgtggtattcattttcacttgtaagtgaaatgttAGTTCAATTATCATCAAATGCGaagttgaaccatattattatgacAAGTCCAACCCTAACtaaaataaagaaacaagaaTTTGATTCGTACCCTCTCGTGTAAGCCCGAGACGATCTTGTTGGGTTTGTCCTCTTACCCAATATTATGTAAATGACTATTTTGTGTTTACACCTAAAGCTTGTTTAGGATTGCTTATAGAAAGCTGTAAGCACTTATGAACATAAATAGTTTTAGAGAAACAAATTCCAAACGATCTTTTATACTCCAATAGTTGTGTTTAAACAAGAAGATTCCCGAGAAAAATAAACTATGCATATTCATCTATATATATTGACCTCCACAAGTGTAGGGTAACGAGTCACTTAAGTATTATAAAATGAGTTAACGATCCATAGTAAGTTTAATTTTTCAAGGTTTTGTTAAGGTTAAACTCTTATATCACACGACAACCCAAAAAAACTCTTTGTACTACACACTTATCTTTTTTGGTAGATAGAATTGAACTCAAAAGGATAACCAAGTTGAACAAAAATATGTCCAACTAAAAGGTAGAAATTGAATTCTCATTAAGAAAACTATTTGCCAATTCTCCCTCCCGACTGTCCTCATTTCAGTATGACAGGTTTAGAAGGGATAAGTTCCTTCCTATCTAATTCCCTCAGCATGAAACATGATTCGCCTCTATCTTCGATATACCTTGAACTTAGTGAGTTATTCATTACAAGctaaatgaatgaaaaaaagagaagaaaaaaaaatctaatgaaaagtgaatagtactagaaaaggtaaaatttttgttttttgttaaaagggAACAATAATGGcaatgtttcgttaaaactcctcttttttttttatcggcAACCAAGGATTATTTAATTCATACATAAAAGTTGTCATTTTGATTCAAGATTTctcgattccaaataaataaacgtTCCAATGCATTAATAGGAACACATTCTTATCATTGAATAAATCTTGGGCCAGGGTTTAGAATTAAAACAGGCCAAATTGTAGCCCATTAAACATGGGCCATCTTAACATTAATAAAATCCAATGTTTGTTGACACAAGAAGCCCAGCCCACATCTCAACAACAAACCCTGAAAACCCTACCCGCCTCACCAGACCTACTATAAAAGCAAGATAACAGAGTCGCAGGGCTTTAGGCAGCCACTCTCAGAGAAGAAACCCCAAACCCTAGAGTCACAGAACCCTCAGAAAAATGCCTGCTGGACACGGTCTCCGTTCCCGGACTCGTGATCTGTTCTCGAGGGCCTTCAGGAAGAAGGGGTACATCCCGCTCTCCACCTACCTCAAGACCTACAGGATCGGCGACCATGTCGATGTCAAGGTTAACGGCGCCGTCCACAAGGGTATGCCCCACAAGTTCTACCATGGCCGTACCGGTCGCGTCTGGAACGTCACCAAGCGCGCCATCGGTGTCGAGATCAACAAGCAGGTTAATTTCCATTTTTGTTTTCGTGTGTATTCATTTGGAGTTTGGATTGCCTGCAAGGTGTTAGATGATATGCTTGTGTGGAAATGTTGGTCTGGATTTGTtggtttttgttgaaatttcctCACTTTAGGTCTGATTTGGACTTGATGGTATCTAAATGGAGTCAGGGTAAAATAGAACTGCGTCGTTGCCGGGGTTCTTGCTGTTATATGGAAATTGTAGCTTAGATTTATATGTTTCCAGGGATGTTTTAGGGCTTCGTTTAATGCTACTGAATCTACTGTTGATTTGTATTTTATGCTGTATGTAAAGTTGGGTATCACACATCAACAATAAcgacaacaaagccttatccgactaagccctagtttggtactgagtttggtaaacattcagttttagttttttttcacagttttggatgaaaagaagccaaaaacacaaagctgcaaaactcagctttgaaaaatcagttttttttcacatctgttttacataaaagtttatcaaacattataatactgttttttttttttttaaaagcacttttacaaaaatgtttaccaaacactctgctgtaTTTCACGGTTGCGTATTCTTGGCACatcagaagcagttttttttcaaaacacaggaataccaaaccagcctaaGTGAGGTCGGCCGTATGGATCCTAGAACACACACCAATTGCCAAATGTAATTTCTTTGATAATTTGTTCTGTTGTGTCAGATGATACAAACCCACTGCAATTAAGACAACAAAAAATAGGTTGTCAATTGGTAAATAAGACCTATTGATGTAAGTCATTGTGTGTGTTCTATAATGTTTGAAATATTTGTTCTATTATTGATTGGTATTAGTTACCACCTTTCGTGTGTGAACTACGATATAAGCTTGTGGATTTAGGATGAATTTTTATTGAGAGTAGGTTAATAGTTCGTGTAGGTCCATACGGAGTTCTGGTTTGAGTATTGCAATGTTGATCATTGTCTTAAATTTATGGTCTTGTTCTGTACGTATTGGAGTCCTGTACTGCCATTGTCATGCTTTTTAGTGATTGTTGCATACTTTACTTTGGATTTGGTCACCAAAGATTTTAAACAGTATGCTTCTATATGATATCAGGTCGGAAACAGAATCATCAGGAAGAGGATCCATGTGCGCGTGGAGCATGTGCAGCCATCAAGGTGCAACGAAGAATTCCGTTTGAGGAAGATAAAGAATGATCAGCTGAAGGCCGAGGCTAAGGCAAGGGGTGAGGTCATCAGCACCAAGAGGCAGCCAAAGGGACCCAAGCCTGGTTTCAGGGTGGAAGGTGCCGTCATGGAAACCGTTACTCCCATTCCTTATGATGTCGTCAATGATCTTAAAGGAGGGTACTAGGTTTAATTTCCGTTTGCTTTGGTCAACTCAAATGTTTCCGTAGTTtcgttttacaaatttttgaGCGACTTTGATGTGCCGCATTTGAGACTGCTTATGATATATGTTATGGTTTCAAGTACAATTTTATTCGAATGTGGAAATTATCTTCAGTGTTTACCTGTATGGCTTTTAGTTGACCTCTCTAAGCTACTCAACTCGCCCGGTTAAACTCACTTTCATCCCTCAACTTTTCCAACCAAATGCATGTATATATCAGGTCAGTACCATCCCGAACAAGTACGAATGAATACGCCTTTGGTCTATACAATAGTTCGAGCGTTAACAGAGCATTTTCTAAAGGATACCTGATAGCCTATCAAAACAATCTCCTGGGCTCTTAAAACGGATGAAACTCATTGACGAAATAATGTGAACTTCCACAACTTCATACTACAGTCtattggtattcctcttcatttgtaaaataaaaaatcttatgTCCGACTTTCGCTaaaggcgaatttaaaccacattactACTAACGCTAATCCCACTGCCCTCTTCcatagtatagataatatcgtttattcaagaaaaagaaaatagagaattgttattaacactccaacaattcaaactttatataattagaaagaaaaatacatttgtgcaAAATGTAAagtgagatttttgaagtgataacagttccaacaaaaaaaaacatacggATATTCACTTGATTGAGTCTGTCTGAcccaaacacatttttttttttttcaacaaaaatacgCGCAGACGTTGCAAAGAAGGTGAATTCAGTAAAATATGGGACAAGAAAACGGAGGGAGGGACCGGAGGGTACATGGAAGGTTCAAATGAGCGGTGAACGAGAAAATCAGAACTCGAAATTGAAAACGTCTAGTCAAGCACAAGAATACACGTCTGGTCCATCACTAAAACAGATTTAGTGATGCAGCATTCCCCTATATTCTGAAGTTCTCACTCATCAATACTAGAACACAACACAAGAATACAGCATGAAAATATAAGAGTCTACAACGTAAGCGAAAACAAGGGCCTTACATGTTTACTGTCAAAAGCACAACAGGATATCTGATACCAGTCTTACGAAAGATTCGCAGCAACCTACAATATACGTAGCACAAAAGGCGCATAAGATTGGCAAAAGAACATTATATATAAGAAGACCAAGTGATCTTCCCCAGATCAACCCCATAATCGTTAAATGCAATTATTATGTCGTAAATGTTAAAAGACTGATTAAGAAACGAGCTTCTGGAACTAGGACCAGCAACTATGCACAGCCATTTATCAATCAGGCATAACAGAAAACAAAGTAAATCTTTCGGCAATCAGGACATGCCAGATAGATAGCCAAGCAGCCATTCTCAGGGCCCCAACTGGTCATAGCCTACCGGACCCCATCATAAAATGGCAGCAACAGCGCAGCAGGTGGTTATTCGCTACAACTTCAGTTGTTCACGAACCCACACAAGATTCTGATACAACATAATACAGATCAGCTACCATTTCACAGCTAGAGCCACCAACATGTGATACAAGATCTATATAAATCCAGCAGCAGAGGTTATACAATTGAAAACAGGTTGGGACTAGATATAGTAGTCTTAAGTACCCTACGGGATTGAGAAATTTCCCAAGCCCAAAGGGATTGAGGTCAAGTTAATAAGGAAAGGA from Pyrus communis chromosome 9, drPyrComm1.1, whole genome shotgun sequence harbors:
- the LOC137745830 gene encoding large ribosomal subunit protein eL21z/eL21y-like, whose amino-acid sequence is MPAGHGLRSRTRDLFSRAFRKKGYIPLSTYLKTYRIGDHVDVKVNGAVHKGMPHKFYHGRTGRVWNVTKRAIGVEINKQVGNRIIRKRIHVRVEHVQPSRCNEEFRLRKIKNDQLKAEAKARGEVISTKRQPKGPKPGFRVEGAVMETVTPIPYDVVNDLKGGY